GGCCCCAGCGGCATGGGCAAGTCCACGCTCCTCGCCGTCCTCGCCGGGGTGCTCGACCCGTCCCGCGGCACCGTCCTGGTCGCCGGCTCCCCGGCCCGTCCGGCCGGGGCGCCGGGACCGGACCCGCGCCGCGCCCTGCTGCCCCAGGAGGCGTACGTCTTCACCGGGACCGTCCGCGACAACCTCCGCTACCTGCGGCCCGACGCGCCGCCCGGTGACGTCGGGGCGGCGGTGGAGGCGCTGCGCCTCGGTCCGCTGGTGCGGCGGCTCGGCGGCCTGGACGCCACGGTCGACCCGTCCGCCCTGTCGCAGGGCGAGCGGCAGCACCTGGCGCTCGGCCGGGCCCACCTCTCCCCCGCTCCCCTCCTCCTCCTGGACGAGGCGACCTGTCACCTCGACCCGGAGGCGGAGGAGCACGCGGAGCGCACGCTCGCGGCACGTCCCGGCACGCTCGTCGTCGTGGCCCACCGGCTGTCGTCGGCGGTACGGGCGGATCGCGTGCTGGTGCTGGACGGGACACGGTCGGCGTGCGCCCCGCACGAGGCCCTGCTCGAGGTCTCGCCCCTCTACCGCGACCTGGTGGGTGTCTCCCCGGTCTGAAGCGGCCCGGCCGGTGTCTCCTCCCCCGCCTGACGCCACCCGAAGGGCGTCCACCGGGCTCGGGGCCGCCGGGGCCGGAACCTCCCGGCGCCGGTCACACCCATCCCGCCCCCTGGGATATCCGTATCGCGTCGATGCGGTTGCGCGCGCCGACCTTGCGCGTGGCCGACGCCATGTAGTTGCGCACCGTGCCGTTCGACAGGTGCAGGCCCCTGGCGATCTCGGCGATCGTGTCCCCCTCGGCCGCCCTGGCGAGCACGCTCAGCTCGCGGGCGGTCAGCGGCATCCTGGACGCCTCCAGAAAGCCGAAGGCGAGCGATTCGTCGACGAACCGCTCGCCCCGCGCCACCGCGCGGATGGCCCGCACGAGCCGGCGTGGGGACCCGTTCTTGTCCACGAACCCCAGCGCCCGTGCCTCGAACGCCTTCCGCAGCGCCCCCGGTCTGGCCGCGGAGGCCAGCACCAGCAGTCGCGTGCGCGCGTCGAACGCCGTTCCCCCGTCCTCCTGCCCGCCCTCCAGGATGCCCGCGGCACCCGGACAGTCGAGGTCCACCACGCACACGTCCGGGCGTAAGGACTCCGCGCTCCGGCGCGCGGTGCGCCAACCCGAATCGAACACGTCGAACGACTCCTCCGATCTGAGCAATGCCGACAACGCGGACCGCATCAGGCCGACGCTGTGCAGCACAAGGACCTTCGTCATGGCGGTTCCCCTCCCGGTGGACACCCGACCGACGGGCCGGGCGCTGGCACACGGCACTGCCGCGCGCATACCACCCATGCGACTGCCCCGCTGCGCCGCGCGGGAACATCGCTGTGGGGCGTATGGGGGCGCGCGATATGGCCACGCGGGCGCCCCTCATGCAAATGTGCGCCCTGTGTGCGCCCCTTACGTCAACCGGCGTACGCGTGCCCGGGATCACGCGGCGGACGCGGCGTCAGTTCAGGTTGCCCTCCAGCCCGCTGTAGATCTCGGTCGCCTCGCAGAAGGCGACGCCGAACACCTCGGCCACGCCCATCGCCTCGTCGATCTTCCGCAGCTCGCGCTTCTCGCAGTCCAGCCGGTCGCGGTGGGTCAGGAGCCGGGACCGCGCCCCCGGCACCGCGGACGCGGGCACGAGCGCGCCCACCGTGTAGTTCCCGGTGATGCTCGCGGGCGCGGGCGGCCACTCAAGGGCGGGGAAGCGCTCCCGCAGCAGCCCGGTGAGGGCCGTGGGCGCCTCGAAGCCCTCGGCCGGGACACCCGCGTCGGCACACAGCCGGGTGGGCCAGGTGTGACCGCGCGACATCCAGCCGGGTAGCAGCGCCGCGGCGAAGTCCAGGACGTTGAAGGGGACCTCGCGCGTCACGAGGGCCGCCGCGTCGAGCTCCCGCCCGTCCCCCGGGCGGCGCACGGTGCGCTCGCCCGCGCGCAGGGCCCGCGCGGCGCCGCGCAGGACGCGCAGCGGGCCGACCAGCGACTCGGCGAGCACGTCGTCGGCGGGGAGCCGGCCGCCCTCGTCGGGTCGGACGCGGTCGCGCAGCGCGGGGTCGAGCCGGCCCACCATCTCCGAGGCGAGCGCGTCCACCCCCTCGACCGGCGTCGCCAGGTACCGGCGTATGTCCTCCGCGATCCGTTCCGGCCCGTCGCCGACGATGAGGAACGGGCGCCCCCACACGTGGAGATGGGAGTCGAAGGGCAGGTCGTCGCGGTCCCGGGCGTGGGCGAGGAGACCCAGGGCCCACGCCTTGGCGCGGAAGCGGACCTTGCGCGTCTCGACGGCCTGCGCCACCAGGTCGTCGATGGCGTCGTCCTCCCCCAGACCGGCGAGGTAGGGCAGCAGCCGCTCCTCGATCAGCCGGAGGTCGACGGGGTGGAAGCTCGTGTCGTAACCCATGATCGGCAACCTAACGCCGGCCACTGACAAGGACCGGCGCGGGGTGGGGCCGTACCTGTGGGCGAGGCCGTACGGGCGGGTGCCCCGCCACCGTAGGTGCGGGGAAAGCCGGTTGTCCTCCCCCGGGCGATGCGCTTGGGTGTCCGATCATGAA
This portion of the Streptomyces changanensis genome encodes:
- a CDS encoding response regulator transcription factor; this translates as MTKVLVLHSVGLMRSALSALLRSEESFDVFDSGWRTARRSAESLRPDVCVVDLDCPGAAGILEGGQEDGGTAFDARTRLLVLASAARPGALRKAFEARALGFVDKNGSPRRLVRAIRAVARGERFVDESLAFGFLEASRMPLTARELSVLARAAEGDTIAEIARGLHLSNGTVRNYMASATRKVGARNRIDAIRISQGAGWV